A genomic stretch from Bosea sp. F3-2 includes:
- a CDS encoding cytochrome b/b6 domain-containing protein, translating to MTSAPIPASESYAPIAKFLHWSMALLIVLAFLLGLTIDAFPSTWKGAAIESHKAIGVLLIVLLIARCSWRLAHRPPEPEASSPLLAAAARLGHAGLYGLMLVVPALGLLYAIKRGQGLDLGLFSIPPLAMPAPRAETRPIREWHEWASYMLIALAVLHAVAALWHHLVRGDQTLRRMLPLR from the coding sequence GTGACGTCCGCCCCCATCCCCGCTTCGGAATCCTACGCCCCGATCGCGAAGTTCCTCCACTGGTCGATGGCTCTCCTCATCGTCCTGGCCTTCCTGCTCGGACTGACGATCGATGCCTTTCCCAGCACCTGGAAAGGGGCAGCGATCGAGAGCCACAAGGCGATCGGCGTCCTCTTGATCGTCCTGCTGATCGCGCGTTGCAGCTGGCGTCTGGCGCATCGCCCGCCCGAACCGGAGGCATCGTCTCCTCTCCTCGCGGCCGCAGCGCGCCTCGGTCACGCCGGCTTGTATGGGCTGATGCTGGTCGTGCCGGCGCTCGGCCTCCTCTACGCGATCAAACGTGGCCAAGGGCTCGATCTCGGCCTCTTCAGCATCCCACCCCTGGCTATGCCCGCACCGCGCGCCGAAACGCGGCCCATTCGCGAATGGCATGAATGGGCATCATACATGCTCATTGCGCTGGCGGTGCTGCATGCAGTCGCCGCGCTCTGGCATCACCTGGTCCGCGGGGATCAGACGCTTCGCCGCATGCTGCCGCTTCGGTAA
- a CDS encoding acyl-CoA dehydrogenase family protein: MSANTAAKPENRANAVELIAAALPGFEALFEDAVAAVRQKVLVDGRISSARLEAEQHAAHGLSWLATYVTALRELKAYGERLQAEGRYGAVEDYALRIGAGEYAAQIFGGIPMSQGEIVRLPALGLSPKVVSAARSDAAEALIAEGNTPENRARFVALFSQSDGSASVGDPGLDETLEAIRSEMRRFCAAEVTPHAHEWHLANAYIPLPVVEQMAELGVFGLTIPEEFGGMGLSKVSMCVVSEELSRGYIGVGSLGTRSEIAAELILCGGTSEQKEKWLPKIASGEVLPTAVFTEPNTGSDLASLRTKAVQEGEGNDAVWKVYGNKTWITHPVRADIMTLLVRTDPSEPGYKGLSMLIAEKPRGTDEDPFPVAGLTGGEIEVLGYRGMKEYELAFDGFAVKAENLLGGVPGQGFKQLMQTFEAARIQTAARAIGVAQSAFDLGLRYAQERIQFGKPLIAFPRVADKLAMMAAEILIARQLTYFAAREKDAERRCDLEAGMAKLLGARVAWAAADNALQIHGGNGFALEYPVSRVLCDARILNIFEGAAEIQAQVIARRLVEG, translated from the coding sequence ATGAGCGCCAATACCGCCGCCAAGCCAGAGAATCGGGCCAATGCGGTCGAGCTGATCGCCGCTGCGCTGCCAGGCTTCGAGGCGCTGTTCGAGGATGCGGTCGCCGCAGTGCGGCAGAAGGTGCTCGTCGACGGCCGGATTTCGTCGGCGCGGCTCGAAGCGGAGCAGCACGCTGCCCATGGCCTGTCCTGGCTCGCGACCTACGTCACGGCGCTGCGCGAACTCAAGGCCTATGGCGAGCGCCTGCAGGCGGAGGGGCGCTACGGCGCGGTCGAGGATTATGCGCTGCGGATCGGTGCCGGCGAATACGCCGCCCAGATCTTCGGTGGCATCCCGATGAGCCAGGGCGAGATCGTCCGTCTGCCGGCGCTCGGCCTCTCGCCGAAGGTTGTTTCGGCCGCCCGCTCGGATGCGGCCGAGGCGCTGATCGCTGAGGGCAATACGCCGGAGAACCGCGCCCGTTTCGTTGCCCTGTTCAGCCAAAGCGACGGTTCCGCCAGCGTCGGCGATCCCGGGCTCGACGAGACGCTGGAGGCGATCCGCTCCGAGATGCGCCGCTTCTGCGCCGCGGAGGTCACGCCCCATGCCCATGAATGGCATCTCGCCAACGCGTACATCCCACTGCCGGTCGTCGAGCAGATGGCCGAGCTCGGCGTGTTCGGTCTGACCATCCCCGAGGAGTTCGGCGGCATGGGGCTGTCGAAGGTCTCGATGTGCGTCGTCTCGGAAGAATTGTCGCGCGGCTATATCGGCGTCGGCTCGCTCGGCACTCGCTCGGAGATCGCGGCCGAACTCATCCTCTGCGGTGGCACATCGGAGCAAAAGGAGAAGTGGCTGCCGAAGATCGCTTCCGGCGAGGTTCTTCCCACTGCGGTCTTCACCGAGCCGAATACCGGCTCCGATCTCGCTTCGCTGCGCACCAAGGCGGTGCAGGAAGGCGAGGGGAACGACGCCGTCTGGAAAGTCTACGGAAACAAGACCTGGATCACCCATCCCGTCCGCGCCGACATCATGACGCTGCTCGTCCGCACCGATCCGTCGGAGCCCGGCTACAAGGGCCTCTCGATGCTGATCGCCGAGAAGCCGCGCGGTACCGACGAAGATCCGTTCCCCGTCGCGGGCCTCACCGGCGGCGAGATCGAGGTGCTCGGCTATCGCGGCATGAAGGAATACGAGCTCGCCTTCGACGGTTTCGCGGTGAAGGCTGAGAACCTGCTCGGCGGGGTGCCGGGGCAGGGCTTCAAGCAGCTCATGCAGACCTTCGAGGCGGCGCGCATCCAGACCGCGGCCCGTGCCATCGGCGTGGCGCAGTCGGCTTTCGACCTCGGGCTGCGTTACGCCCAGGAACGCATACAGTTCGGCAAGCCGCTGATTGCCTTCCCGCGCGTCGCCGACAAGCTCGCGATGATGGCGGCCGAGATCCTGATCGCGCGCCAGCTCACCTATTTCGCCGCCCGCGAGAAGGATGCCGAGCGGCGCTGCGATCTCGAGGCCGGCATGGCCAAGCTGCTCGGCGCCCGCGTCGCCTGGGCGGCGGCCGACAACGCGCTCCAGATCCATGGCGGCAACGGTTTCGCGCTGGAATACCCGGTCAGCCGTGTGCTCTGCGACGCCCGCATCCTCAACATCTTCGAGGGGGCCGCCGAGATCCAGGCGCAGGTGATCGCGCGTCGGCTGGTGGAGGGGTAG
- a CDS encoding DMT family transporter, with the protein MPPLLLRAMPLVFTFLWSTGWVVAGYSARYADALTFLVVRFASAAAVLTAIALVTSAPWPRGRRAVLDIAITGILLHGVYLAGVWWAVRHGLPAAISGLIAGLQPILTALFAPVLVGERISGIRWLGIACGFLGIALVLQPQLAGVEPAALWGVLAPMLINIGGMFAVTFGSFYQKARIVSGDLRTMTAIQYIAAALFVLPFAFAFEPMRIEWNLTMVLVLSWSVIVLSIGSIWLYLFMIRRGEVSRIATFLYLVPALVAVEAWMLFGETLTPLQIGGMAVTVLGVALASRK; encoded by the coding sequence ATGCCGCCCCTGCTTCTACGCGCTATGCCGCTGGTCTTCACCTTCCTGTGGTCCACGGGCTGGGTGGTCGCCGGCTACTCGGCGCGTTACGCCGACGCCCTGACCTTTCTCGTCGTCCGCTTCGCCAGCGCCGCGGCCGTCCTGACGGCGATCGCGCTCGTGACGAGCGCGCCCTGGCCGCGCGGGCGCCGCGCCGTGCTGGACATAGCCATCACCGGCATCCTGCTGCACGGCGTCTATCTCGCCGGCGTCTGGTGGGCGGTGCGCCACGGCCTGCCGGCCGCCATTTCCGGGCTGATCGCGGGATTGCAGCCGATCCTGACGGCGCTGTTTGCGCCGGTCCTGGTCGGAGAGCGGATTTCCGGCATCCGCTGGCTCGGCATCGCCTGCGGTTTCCTTGGCATCGCGCTGGTGCTGCAGCCGCAGCTCGCCGGAGTCGAGCCGGCCGCTCTCTGGGGCGTGCTCGCGCCGATGCTGATCAATATCGGCGGCATGTTCGCGGTGACCTTCGGCTCCTTCTATCAGAAGGCGCGGATCGTCTCCGGCGATCTGCGCACGATGACCGCGATCCAGTACATCGCGGCGGCGCTGTTCGTGCTGCCCTTCGCCTTCGCGTTCGAGCCGATGCGGATCGAATGGAACCTCACAATGGTGCTGGTTCTCTCTTGGTCGGTGATCGTGCTCTCGATCGGCAGCATCTGGCTCTATCTGTTCATGATCCGCCGCGGCGAGGTCTCGCGCATCGCGACATTCCTCTATCTCGTGCCGGCGCTGGTCGCGGTCGAGGCCTGGATGCTCTTCGGCGAGACGCTGACGCCGCTGCAGATCGGCGGCATGGCGGTCACGGTCCTCGGGGTGGCGCTCGCCAGCCGGAAATAG
- a CDS encoding glutathione S-transferase family protein translates to MSLTLFAHPFSSYCQKVLTALYENATPFTYRMLGPEDPEAGAEWAALWPMKRMPVLVDDGRPVFESSVIIEYLGLFHPGPVRLLPADPKAALETRTMDRFFDNYVMTPMQKIVLDHLRPAGERDPYGVAQAREQLDNAYRLLDRTMAEREWACGEAFTLADCAAAPSLFYADWVHGIDAAFGHVRAYRARLLARPAFARAVDEARPYRKLFPPGAPDRD, encoded by the coding sequence ATGTCGCTGACGCTCTTTGCCCACCCGTTCTCGTCCTACTGCCAGAAGGTGCTGACGGCGCTCTACGAGAACGCCACGCCCTTCACCTATCGCATGCTCGGCCCGGAGGATCCCGAGGCCGGGGCCGAATGGGCCGCGCTATGGCCGATGAAGCGGATGCCGGTTCTGGTCGATGACGGGCGGCCGGTCTTTGAGTCGAGCGTCATCATCGAGTATCTCGGGCTGTTCCATCCTGGGCCGGTGCGGCTGCTGCCGGCCGACCCGAAGGCGGCGCTCGAAACCCGCACCATGGATCGCTTCTTCGACAATTACGTCATGACGCCGATGCAGAAGATCGTGCTCGATCATCTGCGGCCGGCCGGCGAGCGCGATCCTTATGGTGTGGCGCAGGCGCGCGAACAGCTCGACAACGCCTATCGCTTGCTCGACCGGACGATGGCGGAGCGCGAATGGGCTTGTGGCGAGGCTTTCACCCTGGCCGATTGCGCGGCGGCACCGTCACTGTTCTATGCCGACTGGGTCCATGGGATCGACGCAGCTTTCGGCCATGTCCGCGCCTATCGCGCGCGGCTCCTGGCCCGGCCCGCTTTCGCACGCGCGGTCGATGAAGCGCGGCCCTACCGCAAGCTCTTCCCACCGGGGGCTCCCGATCGCGACTGA
- the ccrA gene encoding crotonyl-CoA carboxylase/reductase, with product MSQSQAAVKPLKDLYELDELPPLGHVPERMYAWAIRRERHGPPQDSFQVEVVPTWTIGEEEVLLLVMAGGVNYNGIWAGLGQPISPFDVHKAPFHVAGSDCAGIVWAVGAKVKRWKVGDEVIVHCNQDDGDDEECNGGDPMFSPSQRIWGYETPDGSFAQFCRVQSRQLMQKPRHLAWEEAACYTLTLATAYRMLFGHAPHTIKPGDNVLVWGASGGLGVFGVQLCAASGANAIGVISDETKRDYVLGLGAKGVINRKEFNCWGQMPKVNSPEYAEWTKEARKFGKAIWDITGKKDVDIVFEHPGEATFPVSCLVAKRGGMVVFCAGTSGFNITFDARYVWMRQKRVQGSHFAHLKQASAANQFVLDRRIDPCMSEVFPWDKIPLAHHKMWKNEHAPGNMSVLVYAPRTGLRTYEDVAEALGG from the coding sequence ATGTCGCAATCGCAGGCCGCCGTGAAGCCGCTCAAGGATCTCTACGAGCTCGACGAATTGCCGCCGCTCGGCCATGTCCCGGAGAGGATGTACGCCTGGGCCATTCGGCGCGAACGCCACGGGCCGCCGCAGGACAGCTTCCAGGTCGAGGTCGTGCCGACCTGGACGATCGGCGAAGAGGAGGTGCTCCTCCTCGTGATGGCGGGCGGCGTCAACTACAACGGCATCTGGGCCGGCCTCGGCCAGCCGATCTCGCCTTTCGACGTCCATAAGGCGCCCTTCCACGTCGCCGGCTCCGATTGCGCCGGCATCGTCTGGGCCGTCGGCGCCAAGGTGAAGCGCTGGAAGGTCGGCGACGAGGTCATCGTCCACTGCAACCAGGACGACGGTGACGACGAGGAGTGCAATGGCGGCGACCCGATGTTCTCGCCCAGCCAGCGTATCTGGGGCTACGAGACGCCGGACGGCTCCTTCGCCCAGTTCTGCCGGGTGCAGTCGCGCCAGCTCATGCAGAAGCCGCGGCACCTCGCCTGGGAGGAGGCCGCCTGTTACACGCTGACGCTGGCGACGGCCTATCGCATGCTGTTCGGCCATGCTCCGCACACCATCAAGCCCGGCGACAACGTCCTCGTCTGGGGCGCCTCGGGCGGCCTCGGCGTCTTCGGCGTGCAGCTCTGCGCGGCCTCGGGCGCCAACGCGATCGGCGTGATCTCCGATGAGACCAAGCGCGACTATGTGCTGGGGCTGGGCGCCAAGGGCGTCATCAACCGCAAGGAATTCAACTGCTGGGGCCAGATGCCCAAGGTCAACTCGCCCGAATATGCCGAATGGACCAAGGAGGCGCGCAAGTTCGGCAAGGCGATCTGGGACATCACCGGCAAGAAGGATGTCGACATCGTCTTCGAGCATCCGGGCGAGGCGACCTTCCCGGTCTCCTGCCTGGTCGCCAAGCGCGGCGGCATGGTGGTGTTCTGCGCCGGCACCTCCGGCTTCAACATCACCTTCGATGCCCGCTATGTCTGGATGCGGCAGAAGCGTGTCCAGGGCTCGCATTTCGCTCATCTCAAACAGGCCAGCGCCGCCAATCAGTTCGTGCTCGACCGGCGCATCGACCCCTGCATGTCCGAGGTCTTCCCCTGGGACAAGATCCCGCTCGCCCACCACAAGATGTGGAAGAACGAGCACGCGCCGGGCAACATGTCAGTGCTGGTCTACGCTCCGCGCACGGGCTTGCGCACCTATGAGGATGTCGCCGAGGCGCTGGGCGGGTAG
- a CDS encoding cysteine synthase family protein has product MPADILSRIGGTTLLPLRWITPENGARILLKLESENPTGSMKDRMALAMIEAAEADGRLRPGGSVVEYTGGSTGVSLAQVCAVKGYRLQIVTSDAFAREKLTHMRLLGAELTIISSESGRMTEKLTRDMIEAARVIAAETGAFWTDQMRNTDQLAAYDRFAGEIWEQTGGRIDGFVQSVGTAASLRGTGEALRRLAPSIALVAVEPAESAVLSGGPTGAHKIDGVGAGYVVPLWRADLVDAIEAVSTDEARAMALRLAREEGLFAGTSTGGNIVAALRLAERLGPGATIVSVMCDTGMKYLNSFASALPD; this is encoded by the coding sequence ATGCCTGCCGACATTCTGAGCCGTATCGGTGGCACCACCTTGCTGCCGTTGCGCTGGATCACTCCCGAAAATGGGGCCCGCATCCTTCTGAAGCTCGAAAGCGAGAACCCGACCGGCTCCATGAAGGACCGTATGGCACTCGCTATGATCGAGGCGGCTGAAGCTGACGGGCGGCTTCGACCGGGCGGCAGCGTCGTCGAATATACCGGCGGGAGCACGGGCGTTTCGCTCGCCCAGGTGTGCGCGGTGAAGGGTTATCGGCTGCAGATCGTGACCTCGGATGCCTTCGCCCGCGAAAAGCTCACCCATATGCGCCTGCTCGGCGCCGAATTGACGATCATTTCGAGTGAGTCGGGTCGTATGACCGAGAAGCTGACGCGGGACATGATCGAGGCGGCGCGGGTCATCGCGGCCGAGACCGGAGCCTTCTGGACCGACCAGATGCGCAACACCGACCAACTCGCCGCCTATGACAGGTTCGCCGGCGAAATCTGGGAGCAGACCGGCGGTCGGATCGACGGCTTCGTCCAGAGCGTCGGCACGGCCGCCTCGCTGCGCGGGACCGGGGAGGCTCTGCGTCGCCTCGCGCCGTCCATCGCGCTTGTCGCGGTCGAACCGGCGGAATCGGCGGTGCTTTCGGGTGGGCCGACCGGCGCCCACAAGATCGACGGCGTCGGGGCGGGCTATGTCGTGCCGCTCTGGCGGGCCGATCTCGTCGATGCGATCGAGGCGGTCTCTACAGACGAGGCGAGGGCAATGGCCTTGCGGCTGGCGCGGGAGGAGGGGCTGTTTGCGGGAACCTCAACCGGCGGCAACATCGTCGCGGCGCTGCGCCTGGCCGAGCGGCTCGGGCCGGGCGCGACGATCGTCTCCGTCATGTGCGACACCGGCATGAAGTACTTGAACAGCTTCGCTTCGGCGCTGCCGGATTGA
- a CDS encoding MarR family winged helix-turn-helix transcriptional regulator, whose protein sequence is MRRRDDFREEVRRLAASCAGLTMRQAARQLTQLFDDALKGSGLSLAQIGLMALIATSEDDRMAALAARAGLDPSTLSRNLRALERDGLIEIATVEKDLRRRAVWLTEEGSRRLQAALPAWQAAQARVAAILPADLLHRIAAASAALAEPEG, encoded by the coding sequence ATGCGACGACGTGACGATTTCCGGGAAGAGGTTCGCAGGCTCGCTGCGAGCTGTGCCGGGCTGACCATGCGGCAGGCCGCCAGGCAGCTCACGCAACTCTTTGACGATGCGCTGAAGGGGAGCGGACTCAGCCTCGCCCAGATCGGGCTGATGGCTCTGATCGCGACGAGCGAGGACGACCGCATGGCGGCGCTCGCCGCGCGGGCAGGGCTCGATCCCTCGACGCTCTCGCGGAATCTGCGGGCGTTGGAACGCGACGGGCTGATCGAGATCGCGACGGTCGAGAAGGATTTGCGTCGCCGCGCCGTCTGGCTGACGGAGGAAGGCAGCCGGCGCCTTCAGGCTGCGCTGCCGGCCTGGCAGGCGGCGCAGGCGCGCGTCGCAGCGATCCTTCCGGCCGATCTCCTGCACCGGATCGCGGCGGCAAGCGCAGCGCTGGCCGAGCCGGAAGGCTGA
- the ubiG gene encoding bifunctional 2-polyprenyl-6-hydroxyphenol methylase/3-demethylubiquinol 3-O-methyltransferase UbiG codes for MAAAAERTGSTIDPAEVARFDAIARDWWDPKGPMAVLHKFNPVRLAYIRDEACAHFGRDPRQMRALAGLSLVDIGCGGGVLSEPLARLGADVTGLDPAPTNIAVARAHAEKGGLAIDYREETIEAVVASGQRFDMVLAMEVVEHVADVEAFVAACCAAVKPDGLLVMATINRTLKSYALAIVGAEYVLRWLPKGTHDWEKFVTPAELGGAIEGNGFAIGTQTGVVFNPLTGRWSASRDMDVNYMLAASRNGQA; via the coding sequence ATGGCGGCAGCGGCTGAGCGGACAGGCTCGACGATCGATCCGGCCGAGGTCGCACGCTTCGATGCGATTGCGCGCGACTGGTGGGATCCGAAGGGACCCATGGCCGTCCTGCACAAGTTCAATCCGGTGCGCCTCGCCTATATCCGCGACGAAGCCTGCGCGCATTTCGGGCGCGATCCCAGGCAGATGCGGGCGCTTGCCGGCCTGAGCCTCGTCGATATCGGCTGCGGCGGCGGCGTGCTGTCGGAGCCGCTGGCTCGGCTCGGCGCCGACGTCACCGGGCTCGACCCGGCGCCGACCAACATCGCCGTCGCGCGCGCCCATGCCGAGAAGGGCGGCCTGGCCATCGACTATCGCGAGGAGACGATCGAGGCGGTCGTCGCCTCCGGCCAGCGCTTCGACATGGTGCTGGCGATGGAGGTCGTTGAGCACGTCGCCGATGTCGAGGCCTTCGTCGCGGCCTGCTGCGCGGCGGTGAAGCCCGATGGCCTGCTTGTCATGGCGACGATCAATCGCACGCTGAAATCCTATGCGCTCGCCATCGTCGGTGCCGAATATGTGCTGCGCTGGCTGCCGAAGGGCACGCATGACTGGGAGAAGTTCGTGACGCCGGCCGAACTCGGCGGCGCCATCGAAGGCAACGGCTTCGCGATCGGGACGCAGACTGGCGTGGTCTTCAATCCGCTGACCGGCCGCTGGAGCGCCTCCCGCGACATGGACGTGAACTACATGCTCGCCGCCAGCCGGAACGGCCAAGCCTGA
- a CDS encoding aspartate kinase, with amino-acid sequence MARLVMKFGGTSVATVERIKNAARHVKREFEAGNEVAVVVSAMSGKTNELVAWCKEAAPFHDHAEYDTVVASGEQVTSGLMAIVLQEMGMPARSWQGWQIPLYGSDAHASARIEGVDGAGILAGFDRNREIAVCSGFQGVNPRTHRIVTLGRGGSDTSAVALAAGLKADRCDIYTDVDGVYTTDPRIVPKAKRMDKVSFEEMLEMASLGSKVLQVRSVEIAMVHRVPTYVRSSFDDPENPNPGTLICDEEDIVEQQIVTGIAFSRDEAQITLRRVADKPGVAAAIFGPLADANINVDMIIQVVSDDQATTDITFTVPTADYERAKTLLESKHDVIAYQEIQGATDVVKISAIGVGMRSHAGVAARAFRALAEKGINIRAITTSEIKFSVLIDAVYTELAVRTLHSLYGLDAA; translated from the coding sequence ATGGCCCGTCTGGTGATGAAATTCGGCGGCACCTCTGTCGCCACTGTCGAGCGCATCAAGAACGCGGCCCGTCACGTCAAACGCGAGTTCGAGGCGGGCAACGAGGTCGCGGTCGTCGTCTCGGCGATGTCGGGCAAGACCAACGAGCTCGTCGCCTGGTGCAAGGAAGCCGCGCCGTTCCACGACCATGCCGAGTACGACACCGTCGTGGCCTCGGGCGAGCAAGTGACCTCCGGCCTGATGGCGATCGTGCTGCAGGAGATGGGAATGCCGGCCCGCTCCTGGCAGGGCTGGCAGATCCCGCTCTACGGCTCGGACGCGCATGCTTCGGCCCGGATCGAAGGTGTCGACGGCGCCGGCATCCTCGCCGGCTTCGACCGCAATCGCGAGATCGCCGTCTGCTCCGGCTTCCAGGGCGTCAACCCGCGCACGCACCGCATCGTCACGCTCGGCCGCGGCGGCTCGGACACCAGTGCGGTGGCGCTTGCCGCCGGCCTCAAGGCCGATCGCTGCGACATCTACACCGACGTCGACGGCGTCTACACCACCGACCCGCGCATCGTCCCGAAGGCGAAGCGCATGGACAAGGTCTCCTTCGAGGAAATGCTCGAGATGGCCTCGCTCGGCTCGAAGGTGCTGCAGGTGCGCTCGGTCGAGATCGCGATGGTGCATCGCGTGCCGACCTATGTGCGTTCCTCCTTCGACGACCCCGAAAATCCCAACCCTGGCACCCTCATCTGCGACGAGGAAGACATCGTGGAACAGCAGATCGTCACCGGCATCGCCTTCTCCCGGGACGAAGCCCAGATCACGCTCCGGCGCGTGGCCGACAAGCCCGGCGTCGCCGCGGCGATCTTCGGCCCGCTCGCCGATGCCAACATCAATGTCGACATGATCATCCAGGTCGTCTCGGACGACCAGGCGACGACCGACATCACCTTCACCGTGCCGACGGCCGATTATGAGCGCGCCAAGACGCTGCTCGAGAGCAAGCACGACGTGATCGCCTATCAGGAAATCCAGGGCGCCACCGACGTCGTGAAGATCTCGGCGATCGGCGTCGGCATGCGCTCCCACGCCGGCGTCGCCGCCCGCGCCTTCCGGGCGCTCGCCGAGAAGGGTATCAACATCCGCGCCATCACCACCTCCGAGATCAAGTTCTCGGTGCTAATTGACGCCGTCTATACCGAGCTCGCGGTCCGCACGCTGCACTCGCTTTACGGCCTCGACGCGGCCTGA